A region of uncultured Carboxylicivirga sp. DNA encodes the following proteins:
- a CDS encoding universal stress protein, with protein MKNILVTVDFNEGDKVLINKASELASAFKSKVWIVHIAAPSPDFVGYDVGPQYIRDYRANELREEHHKLVDYTSELKEKSIDAEGLLVQGATIEMVIDEAKRLNADLIIAGYHAHGFIYKALLGSVSTEIIKKSVIPVLIVPLDNLK; from the coding sequence ATGAAAAATATATTGGTTACAGTGGATTTCAATGAAGGGGATAAGGTTTTAATTAACAAGGCATCAGAGTTAGCATCAGCTTTCAAATCAAAGGTTTGGATTGTTCATATTGCTGCTCCATCACCTGACTTTGTTGGATATGATGTAGGGCCACAATACATAAGAGATTATCGTGCTAATGAACTTCGAGAAGAGCACCATAAATTAGTTGATTACACATCAGAACTAAAAGAAAAAAGTATTGATGCTGAAGGTTTACTGGTTCAGGGCGCAACAATTGAAATGGTGATTGATGAAGCTAAAAGATTAAATGCCGACTTGATCATTGCAGGTTATCATGCCCATGGTTTTATTTATAAGGCACTTTTAGGAAGTGTGTCAACAGAAATTATTAAGAAATCAGTAATTCCTGTTCTTATTGTTCCTTTGGATAACCTAAAATAG
- a CDS encoding DUF3857 domain-containing protein, translated as MKYLILLALSFSLVTALADTKDKETSLWEAKPEYSAIEPEYKNENVVGLLLDERLDYYHDEEGNLVGKHTIHRKYRLNNEESINDFNKISVSLRDVIDVQEIRARVVKPDGKVVEFDQSNIKEIKEEGSGNAYKIFAIDGIEKGDDVEYYVINKVSSDNFGRLYFQYKYPVQKAYFEMITPKTILFDFKGYNGISNISHTVLEDERNCYICEETNIDALKGEKFNYDTPRRQRIDYRLDYNLGRSKSQSLTWDDAAQRIYEMMYLNNDEKTLKKWIYDIGTLEGDNFSKAAKIEDYLKKNVFVKEFHSPEFDNISFVYENKVTSSRGMAGLMAKLFNNYGINHQIVLTSKRDNVKFDPVFQSWNYLEEYLIYLPDADTYIDPSSYSYRLGCFDGMCSANYGLFVELVNIGTFQSAIAKIKYIQPSSADDNYHNMYINVEVDVDKAQAKVDTWVGFKGLSGGFIGQIYNMADEQQKKNILQNMMTIEAPETETSLLELSHPQSGQDKMDDADMVIHSIVETNSFVEQAGNKLLLHLGSTIGPQTEMYFEDERNPRAENEFNRSYYREIVFTVPDGFKIKNPEASVISVIEKEGDETIFIFDSQYTYEGQVYKVKIDEYYKEIFVPENHFEGFKNVVNAAADFNKVVLVLEPQ; from the coding sequence ATGAAATACCTGATATTACTAGCCTTAAGTTTTTCATTGGTAACAGCGTTAGCTGATACAAAAGATAAGGAAACTTCACTATGGGAGGCAAAACCAGAATATTCAGCTATTGAGCCTGAATACAAGAACGAAAATGTTGTTGGGCTTTTACTCGATGAAAGACTGGATTATTATCATGATGAAGAGGGAAACCTTGTAGGTAAACATACAATACATCGCAAGTATCGGCTAAATAATGAAGAATCAATTAATGATTTCAATAAGATTTCAGTTTCGTTAAGAGATGTAATTGATGTACAGGAGATAAGAGCCAGGGTGGTGAAGCCGGATGGGAAAGTAGTAGAATTTGATCAGAGCAATATCAAAGAAATTAAAGAAGAAGGAAGTGGTAATGCCTATAAGATTTTTGCCATTGACGGAATTGAGAAAGGTGATGACGTAGAGTATTATGTCATTAATAAAGTCAGTTCCGATAACTTTGGACGCCTGTATTTTCAATATAAATATCCGGTACAAAAAGCATATTTTGAGATGATTACTCCCAAAACAATTCTTTTTGATTTCAAAGGATACAATGGAATTTCAAATATTAGTCATACCGTATTGGAGGATGAGCGTAATTGCTATATCTGTGAAGAAACAAATATAGATGCTTTAAAAGGAGAAAAATTCAATTACGATACACCTCGTCGTCAACGAATTGATTATCGATTGGACTATAATCTGGGCAGAAGTAAAAGTCAGTCGCTTACATGGGATGATGCAGCTCAACGTATTTACGAGATGATGTATTTGAACAATGATGAAAAAACATTAAAAAAGTGGATTTATGATATTGGAACTTTGGAAGGTGATAATTTTAGCAAAGCGGCTAAGATAGAAGACTATCTGAAGAAAAATGTATTTGTTAAGGAGTTTCATTCTCCTGAGTTTGATAATATTTCGTTTGTTTACGAAAACAAGGTTACCAGTAGCAGAGGTATGGCAGGATTGATGGCCAAACTATTTAATAATTATGGCATCAATCATCAGATTGTTCTCACTTCAAAGCGGGATAATGTAAAATTCGATCCGGTTTTTCAGTCGTGGAATTATCTGGAAGAATATCTGATTTATTTACCTGATGCAGATACGTATATCGATCCGTCCAGTTATTCTTATCGATTAGGTTGTTTCGATGGAATGTGTTCGGCCAATTATGGTTTGTTTGTTGAATTGGTAAATATCGGTACTTTTCAATCTGCCATTGCTAAAATAAAATACATACAACCAAGTAGTGCTGATGATAATTATCACAATATGTACATTAATGTTGAGGTTGATGTGGATAAGGCTCAGGCGAAGGTTGACACCTGGGTTGGTTTTAAGGGTTTAAGTGGTGGATTTATTGGTCAGATTTATAATATGGCCGATGAACAGCAAAAAAAGAATATTCTTCAGAATATGATGACCATTGAAGCTCCTGAAACAGAGACTAGTCTTTTGGAATTGTCACACCCACAGTCAGGTCAGGATAAAATGGATGACGCCGATATGGTGATCCATTCAATTGTTGAAACCAACTCATTTGTTGAGCAAGCCGGAAATAAATTGTTGCTTCACTTAGGAAGTACCATTGGGCCGCAAACAGAAATGTATTTTGAGGATGAAAGAAACCCGAGAGCAGAAAACGAATTTAATCGTTCTTATTACCGAGAAATTGTATTTACAGTTCCCGATGGGTTTAAAATTAAAAATCCGGAAGCTTCTGTGATATCAGTAATAGAAAAAGAAGGAGATGAAACCATATTTATTTTTGACTCGCAATATACATATGAAGGTCAGGTTTATAAAGTTAAAATTGACGAATATTATAAGGAAATATTTGTACCAGAAAACCACTTCGAAGGATTTAAAAATGTGGTTAATGCTGCAGCCGATTTTAATAAAGTAGTGTTGGTTTTAGAGCCACAATAA
- a CDS encoding transglutaminase-like domain-containing protein yields the protein MRKRLLLMIVIALSVAINAKESFDFEKLKKEYSKYNAVITEKEELYVFDIVDDSLYVTQTVKREMLILNEYSKEFTNDLISFSSFCQLVDKDAYTMVPNGNKYQKVTVDNFKETHNTDGSVFYDDSKLVQFSFPSLKEGALTSLEYKFVYNDAHFLRSAYFQSYIPVIKSKVVLKINRDIDVGYFLRNTDGFNMITKEYSKGKYNYIELEANKIDRFEYYGGKYFSIRHFSPHIMVYIKEVNLNGTKEKYFGTVDDLYGYMNQYIIDANTDDSDELTQLVEKLTKGLNDDEKARQIYYWVQNNIKYIAYEDGYDGFRPMKAVDVFKKRFGDCKGMSSLIRKMLTLSGLDGKFVWVGTRHLPYKYTETPLTSVDNHMIAGYQKGDSIIVMDGTFKYLDYGIVPYHIQGKQILVEQDKNYKIVEMPVSPAEFSVIKDSVNITLENDTIKGKAKRIQTGFNKVELAYAMDGVKTDKYDKSFSRLFNKGNNKFNVDDYKVYNLFEHDKPAEIDYEFKLQDYCKHFEDEIYVNLHLEKPYMEMVIDTSNIYGPIQNDFYCTENYISAFEIPEGYEVSYVPEDSDFTSDFCSFNITYEKQNDKVIMSNTIRFNFFYLIGDDLNTWNDMVNKLRKQYRSTLVLKKI from the coding sequence ATGAGAAAGAGATTATTGTTAATGATCGTTATAGCACTTTCAGTTGCCATCAATGCAAAAGAGAGCTTCGATTTTGAAAAGTTAAAAAAAGAATACTCGAAGTATAATGCTGTCATAACTGAAAAGGAGGAATTATATGTATTTGATATTGTTGATGACAGTTTATATGTTACTCAAACAGTGAAACGCGAAATGTTAATCCTGAATGAGTATTCAAAAGAGTTTACCAATGATTTAATCAGTTTCAGTTCTTTTTGTCAACTGGTTGATAAGGATGCCTATACAATGGTTCCCAATGGCAATAAGTATCAGAAAGTGACCGTTGATAATTTCAAAGAAACACACAATACGGACGGTAGTGTGTTTTACGATGATTCAAAACTGGTACAATTCTCATTTCCTTCGTTAAAGGAAGGTGCTCTTACATCACTTGAATACAAATTTGTATATAACGATGCTCATTTTTTACGCAGTGCATATTTTCAGTCATATATTCCGGTAATAAAATCAAAGGTGGTATTGAAAATAAACCGTGATATTGATGTTGGTTATTTTCTTCGCAATACTGATGGTTTTAATATGATAACAAAGGAATATTCGAAAGGAAAGTATAATTACATTGAGTTGGAAGCTAATAAAATTGATCGCTTTGAATATTACGGAGGTAAATATTTTTCAATACGACATTTTAGTCCACATATAATGGTTTACATTAAAGAAGTGAACCTTAATGGTACAAAAGAAAAATATTTTGGAACGGTAGATGATTTGTACGGCTATATGAACCAATATATTATTGATGCCAATACTGATGATTCGGATGAACTAACGCAATTAGTTGAAAAGCTGACCAAAGGATTGAATGATGATGAGAAGGCACGTCAGATTTATTATTGGGTTCAAAATAACATTAAATACATTGCTTACGAAGATGGTTATGATGGTTTTAGACCAATGAAAGCTGTTGATGTATTTAAAAAACGTTTTGGCGATTGTAAAGGGATGTCTAGCTTAATTCGTAAGATGCTGACATTATCCGGTTTAGATGGTAAATTTGTTTGGGTAGGCACACGTCACCTTCCTTATAAATATACCGAAACCCCATTAACTTCGGTTGATAACCACATGATTGCAGGATATCAGAAAGGTGATTCAATTATTGTTATGGATGGCACTTTTAAATACCTCGATTATGGAATCGTTCCTTATCACATTCAGGGTAAACAAATATTGGTTGAACAGGATAAGAATTATAAGATAGTTGAAATGCCTGTGTCACCTGCTGAATTCAGCGTTATAAAAGACTCAGTAAATATTACGCTTGAAAATGATACCATAAAAGGAAAAGCCAAGCGAATTCAGACTGGTTTTAATAAAGTTGAATTGGCATATGCTATGGATGGTGTTAAAACTGATAAATACGACAAAAGTTTTAGCCGATTATTCAATAAAGGAAATAATAAATTCAACGTTGACGATTATAAGGTTTATAACTTATTTGAGCATGATAAACCTGCCGAGATTGATTACGAATTTAAATTGCAGGATTACTGTAAGCATTTCGAAGATGAAATATATGTGAATCTGCATTTGGAGAAACCATACATGGAAATGGTGATTGACACCAGTAATATTTACGGACCTATCCAGAATGACTTTTATTGTACTGAAAATTACATCTCAGCTTTTGAAATTCCTGAGGGTTACGAAGTGAGTTATGTCCCTGAAGATTCTGATTTTACTTCAGATTTCTGCAGTTTTAATATCACCTATGAGAAGCAGAATGATAAAGTGATCATGAGCAATACAATCAGGTTTAATTTCTTTTACCTGATTGGTGATGATTTGAATACTTGGAATGATATGGTGAATAAACTAAGAAAACAGTACAGATCAACATTGGTACTAAAAAAGATATAG
- a CDS encoding tetratricopeptide repeat protein, with product MPKLFFVLTFFTFVSAAFSQQIPSQQVMEEAMKSYDEGKYDLAISQFRTIHENDSNYQWMLAELAMTYMQKGENDSAIMIADQGLKLKGDNVMHLMRTKGTAYDNIGDTDRAIAVYKQAIEKFPFEPLLYFNLGITYYRLENYEDALACFQESATGNPYHASSHRMLAIMAARQKMYTRALLSLETFLALEPNSQRSNALLVYLENFSGNYLDTTMGQFIEPIIDNSLFEEVDHYIKAKIVLTNRYPSMIDFNANLVKQTQMVFDVLPLDQMQDDFWVKMYYPFFQSIKQGGHLVPLLNTLLLSTNAESVQKYFSKNEKELKAFYSTGSQLSYIKQKRQANLDGEEKIYDFDYFDNGKIYSIGDVNDQDEETGPWEYFYSNGMLQAKGSFEKGNKVGQWRYFSAKGDLESTETYVEGKLNGYYIGYFDNGNKSVEIPYKEGEVNGLVTWYNYFGMKSDEVEFTNSVRNGKGVSYHINGKVRDKFNYKEGELDGSYYRFFSTGDTSLVEYYKDGKLDGLSREYFMNGQLYASGMYKDGNQDGPWSFYFSNGNLNSKANYVDGKLNGEYKVFYHNGMIESTRNFNSADEIEGQLAFYNRNGELYLEEIYKNGVIVKVASINSKGERYAVSGDDEGTFSFVTYDINGRKLTEGQLNKGKSVGKWKIYYRNGQLKSEYEYADDQLNGDMISYYPNGKISVVTPYVNGQLEGKYIAYEKNGQVKTEGYYKNNNTDDNWFKYNSKGELEGLTYYLNGESVGYDYSYGLNGGLTEKRKLFQGKVLDYLQMNENGDTISYTDLAKESIVNLWGDDGKSKNCEINTLAGMFNGPLSWFYPNGNVLSKRMMEIGVAEGDYVRYYENGKPAAKGNYLNGEQTGIWEYYHENGAKEMTCNYYSDEKDSICTSWHENGQLKEKEEYFIGELQGDSYQYDDYGELMIKLIYDADELIGYQYKKQGTLCDTIYVKGGDFTIESYYDNGQKSYVSEYKDYLQNGRLIKYDSKGQLRLKKEMKDGMSDGITEVYYSNGTLKSRYTSIADLREGEEQQYYETGKLKKTINWKSDNEHGITTFYNTSGKVTRKVNYINGRFTEVKS from the coding sequence ATGCCTAAATTATTTTTTGTTCTTACATTCTTTACTTTTGTTTCAGCAGCATTCTCTCAACAGATTCCTTCGCAACAAGTAATGGAAGAAGCCATGAAATCCTATGACGAAGGAAAGTATGACCTGGCGATCAGTCAGTTCAGAACCATTCATGAAAACGACTCGAATTACCAATGGATGCTCGCCGAACTGGCCATGACATACATGCAAAAAGGTGAGAATGACAGTGCCATTATGATAGCTGATCAGGGATTGAAGCTAAAAGGTGATAATGTAATGCACCTGATGCGAACCAAAGGAACTGCTTACGATAATATAGGTGATACAGATAGGGCAATAGCTGTGTATAAGCAAGCCATTGAAAAGTTTCCTTTTGAACCATTGTTGTATTTTAACCTTGGAATTACCTACTATCGATTGGAAAACTATGAAGATGCTTTAGCCTGTTTTCAGGAGTCAGCCACTGGCAATCCATATCATGCTTCAAGTCATCGGATGCTGGCTATTATGGCTGCACGACAGAAGATGTACACCCGTGCTTTGTTATCACTAGAGACCTTTCTGGCTCTAGAACCCAATAGTCAGCGAAGCAATGCATTGCTGGTTTATCTTGAGAATTTTTCAGGAAACTACCTTGATACTACCATGGGGCAGTTTATCGAGCCAATAATAGATAATTCATTATTCGAAGAAGTGGATCATTATATCAAGGCAAAGATTGTATTAACCAATCGATATCCTTCAATGATTGATTTTAATGCCAATCTGGTTAAGCAAACTCAAATGGTATTTGATGTACTTCCATTAGATCAAATGCAGGATGATTTTTGGGTAAAGATGTATTATCCTTTCTTTCAATCGATAAAGCAAGGTGGACATTTGGTGCCATTGTTGAATACTCTGTTGCTTTCAACAAATGCCGAATCAGTGCAGAAATATTTCTCAAAAAACGAGAAGGAACTGAAGGCTTTTTATTCAACCGGATCTCAGTTATCATATATAAAGCAAAAACGTCAGGCCAATCTTGATGGGGAAGAAAAAATATATGATTTTGATTACTTCGACAATGGAAAGATTTATTCCATAGGTGATGTAAATGATCAGGATGAAGAAACAGGACCTTGGGAGTACTTTTATTCAAATGGAATGTTGCAGGCCAAGGGTAGTTTTGAAAAGGGAAATAAGGTGGGGCAATGGAGATATTTTTCTGCTAAAGGAGATTTGGAGTCGACCGAGACATACGTTGAAGGTAAGTTGAATGGTTACTACATAGGTTACTTCGATAATGGAAATAAAAGCGTTGAGATTCCTTATAAAGAAGGAGAAGTAAATGGTTTGGTAACCTGGTATAATTATTTCGGAATGAAAAGCGACGAGGTGGAGTTTACTAACAGTGTTAGAAATGGCAAAGGAGTAAGTTATCACATTAACGGTAAGGTTCGAGATAAATTTAACTATAAAGAAGGAGAGCTGGACGGATCTTATTATCGCTTTTTCAGTACAGGCGATACATCGTTGGTTGAATATTACAAAGATGGAAAACTGGATGGATTATCACGAGAATATTTTATGAATGGTCAGCTTTATGCAAGCGGAATGTACAAAGATGGCAATCAGGATGGTCCGTGGAGTTTTTACTTTAGCAATGGTAATCTCAATTCAAAGGCCAATTACGTGGATGGTAAATTAAATGGAGAGTATAAAGTATTCTATCATAATGGAATGATTGAATCAACTCGCAACTTTAATTCTGCAGATGAAATAGAAGGACAGCTGGCATTTTACAATCGAAATGGAGAGTTATATCTCGAAGAAATATATAAAAATGGTGTTATTGTAAAGGTAGCATCCATTAATAGCAAAGGTGAACGGTATGCTGTTTCGGGAGATGATGAAGGAACCTTTAGCTTTGTTACCTATGACATAAACGGTAGAAAACTAACCGAAGGGCAATTAAATAAAGGTAAATCGGTTGGTAAGTGGAAAATATATTATAGAAATGGGCAACTCAAAAGCGAATATGAATATGCAGATGATCAGTTGAATGGAGATATGATCAGTTATTATCCAAATGGTAAGATAAGTGTGGTTACTCCGTATGTTAACGGACAACTGGAAGGTAAATACATCGCTTATGAGAAAAACGGACAAGTGAAAACAGAAGGTTATTATAAAAATAATAATACCGACGATAACTGGTTTAAATATAATTCTAAAGGAGAGTTAGAAGGTCTTACTTATTATCTGAATGGAGAATCGGTAGGATATGATTATTCATATGGTTTAAATGGAGGACTTACCGAAAAGAGAAAGCTATTTCAGGGAAAGGTTCTTGATTATTTACAAATGAATGAGAATGGAGATACTATTTCTTATACAGATCTTGCTAAGGAGTCGATTGTCAATCTTTGGGGAGACGATGGAAAATCTAAGAATTGTGAGATAAACACATTGGCAGGTATGTTTAATGGACCACTTTCCTGGTTTTATCCTAATGGAAATGTTCTTTCAAAAAGAATGATGGAAATTGGTGTTGCAGAAGGTGATTATGTTCGTTATTACGAAAATGGTAAACCGGCAGCTAAAGGAAATTATCTGAATGGTGAGCAGACAGGGATTTGGGAGTATTACCACGAAAATGGTGCAAAGGAAATGACATGTAATTATTATTCTGACGAAAAAGATTCAATTTGTACATCATGGCACGAAAATGGTCAACTGAAAGAAAAAGAGGAATACTTTATTGGTGAATTACAAGGAGATTCCTATCAATATGATGATTACGGCGAACTAATGATCAAATTAATTTATGATGCAGATGAATTAATAGGATATCAATATAAAAAACAAGGCACTTTGTGTGATACCATATATGTAAAAGGAGGAGACTTTACCATTGAGTCATACTATGATAATGGTCAAAAGAGCTACGTTTCAGAATATAAAGACTACCTGCAAAATGGAAGACTTATAAAGTATGATAGTAAAGGTCAGCTCAGGCTTAAAAAAGAAATGAAAGATGGAATGTCTGATGGAATTACGGAAGTGTATTACAGTAATGGAACATTAAAAAGTAGATATACCAGCATTGCCGATTTAAGAGAAGGGGAAGAACAGCAATACTATGAAACAGGTAAGCTGAAGAAGACTATTAACTGGAAATCGGATAATGAACATGGAATAACGACCTTTTATAACACTTCTGGCAAAGTAACCAGGAAAGTGAACTACATAAATGGACGATTTACAGAGGTGAAAAGCTAG